A stretch of Deltaproteobacteria bacterium DNA encodes these proteins:
- a CDS encoding response regulator, which produces MTHLTGRTDSTRILVVDDEDMVREVLVEFLITQGYQVETASGGLEALDLIEANSYDLVLTDIRMPDKDGIAVLEGVRKKFTNTAVILMTGHSDLDTAIEALRMGAYDYISKPFNFDSLQVSVDRALEKVNLIRLNREYQNTLEQKVMEQSVLIRSMFTDVVSSLANAIEAKDQYTSGHSARVTQLSEWLCSRLDMGREMTQNIVTAAQLHDIGKLGIVDRILNKPGKLTDEEFDLVKQHPLTSVRILEPIIPQPTIGFVRHHHERWDGRGYPDGLAGDKVPLGGRIIAIADTFDAITSTRAYRPAKEWDEALTEIKRCSGTQFDPDLALAFLPITEKDLEWE; this is translated from the coding sequence ATGACTCATCTTACAGGCCGGACCGATTCGACCCGCATACTGGTCGTTGACGACGAGGATATGGTGCGGGAAGTCCTTGTCGAGTTCCTTATCACCCAGGGCTACCAGGTTGAAACCGCTTCCGGAGGGCTGGAAGCCCTTGATCTTATCGAAGCCAATTCGTACGACCTTGTCCTCACAGACATCAGGATGCCTGATAAAGACGGCATCGCTGTCCTGGAAGGCGTCAGGAAGAAGTTTACCAACACGGCCGTAATCCTCATGACCGGGCACTCCGATCTCGACACCGCCATTGAGGCCCTGCGAATGGGCGCCTACGATTACATCTCCAAGCCGTTCAATTTCGACAGCCTTCAGGTCTCGGTGGACCGAGCGCTGGAGAAGGTAAACCTCATCCGGCTGAACCGCGAGTACCAGAATACCCTTGAGCAGAAAGTTATGGAGCAGTCCGTGTTGATCCGCTCAATGTTCACCGACGTGGTTTCCTCCCTGGCAAACGCCATTGAGGCCAAGGACCAGTATACCAGCGGCCACTCCGCTCGGGTCACACAGCTCTCCGAGTGGCTCTGTAGCCGGTTGGACATGGGCAGGGAGATGACGCAGAATATTGTTACGGCTGCGCAGCTTCACGACATCGGCAAACTGGGGATTGTGGACCGTATCCTCAACAAGCCCGGAAAGCTGACAGACGAGGAGTTCGACCTTGTCAAACAGCATCCATTGACGAGCGTCCGAATCCTGGAACCCATTATTCCCCAGCCCACCATTGGATTCGTAAGACACCATCATGAGCGGTGGGATGGTCGGGGATATCCCGACGGCCTGGCCGGCGACAAGGTTCCTCTCGGGGGGAGGATTATCGCTATTGCCGACACCTTCGACGCCATAACCTCTACCAGGGCCTACAGGCCGGCAAAGGAATGGGACGAGGCTCTTACCGAGATCAAGCGGTGTTCCGGCACCCAGTTCGACCCTGACCTGGCACTCGCCTTCCTTCCCATAACTGAAAAAGACCTCGAGTGGGA
- a CDS encoding TIGR02266 family protein produces MSFKDQRRYPRVLTEVRVTCEYGADSFYHYTLNVSQGGIFIRTPKPLDADTTIKVEFTLPSLGHTFSIEGKVAWRKEKGDESGDAGMGIEFTDISDRDSGLLRQYVLESQITRQGY; encoded by the coding sequence ATGTCATTTAAAGACCAGAGAAGATACCCCAGGGTTCTCACTGAGGTCAGGGTAACCTGTGAGTACGGCGCCGATTCCTTCTATCACTACACCCTGAATGTCAGCCAGGGGGGCATCTTTATCAGGACCCCGAAACCTCTCGACGCCGATACAACGATCAAGGTAGAGTTCACCCTCCCGTCTCTTGGCCACACCTTCTCCATTGAAGGAAAAGTGGCGTGGCGAAAAGAAAAGGGGGACGAGAGTGGGGATGCAGGCATGGGAATCGAGTTCACCGACATTTCGGACAGGGACAGCGGCCTGCTTCGTCAGTATGTGCTGGAGTCCCAGATTACAAGACAGGGATACTGA
- the pyrR gene encoding bifunctional pyr operon transcriptional regulator/uracil phosphoribosyltransferase PyrR, with the protein MQGRRKRRILDHVEIERAIRRIAFEILEKNKGPGDLVIIGIPEPGPFIAERIREQIREVEGADVPTGSLDITFYRDDIDDNPRPLPKVTNLPFRVRGKTVVLVDDVLFTGRTVRAALDALVDHGRPARVQLAVLVDRGHRELPIRADFVGRNIPTGKHEDIIVQLKEMGAEEDLVYITEGEILS; encoded by the coding sequence ATGCAAGGGCGCAGAAAACGTAGAATACTGGACCATGTGGAAATAGAGCGTGCTATTCGCAGGATAGCTTTCGAGATCCTTGAGAAAAACAAAGGGCCTGGAGACCTTGTGATCATCGGCATACCTGAGCCTGGACCTTTTATCGCCGAACGAATTCGTGAGCAGATCCGGGAAGTGGAAGGAGCCGACGTTCCTACCGGGAGCCTGGATATTACCTTCTACAGGGACGACATTGACGATAATCCCAGGCCGCTGCCCAAGGTCACGAATCTCCCTTTCAGGGTCCGGGGGAAGACGGTTGTCCTGGTGGATGATGTCCTGTTCACCGGGAGGACCGTCAGGGCGGCCCTGGATGCCTTGGTTGACCACGGGAGGCCGGCCAGGGTCCAGCTTGCGGTGCTCGTGGATAGAGGACACCGGGAGCTTCCAATCAGGGCGGATTTCGTGGGACGCAACATCCCCACAGGGAAGCATGAGGATATCATTGTGCAGTTAAAGGAGATGGGGGCCGAAGAGGATCTGGTCTACATCACGGAAGGGGAGATCTTATCTTAG
- a CDS encoding aspartate carbamoyltransferase catalytic subunit, translated as MIGNSRHLIGLDGLTAGEITRVLDTAAGMKEIADRKIKKVPALRGKTVINLFFEPSTRTRTSFEIAAKRLSADAVNFAVSSSSTSKGETLIDTAKNLESMAPDVVVIRHRFSGAPDMLANRLDCSVVNAGDGSHQHPTQGLLDLFTVREAKGRIDGLKVAIVGDITHSRVARSDIWGFTAMGAEVFVSGPPTMIPRGIDHMGAKVAGSFDEAVDHADVIIMLRIQLERKSGALIPTLREYSRFFGLNSERLKLARDDVTIMHPGPINRGVEISSDIADGARSVILDQVENGVAVRMAVLYLLGGGSDEVAD; from the coding sequence ATGATCGGTAACAGCAGGCACCTGATAGGTCTTGACGGTCTCACGGCCGGGGAGATCACGAGGGTACTGGATACGGCGGCGGGCATGAAGGAGATCGCGGACCGTAAGATCAAGAAGGTCCCCGCGCTTCGGGGAAAAACGGTGATCAACCTCTTCTTTGAACCCAGCACCCGTACAAGGACGTCCTTCGAGATCGCCGCGAAGAGGCTCTCGGCCGATGCGGTCAATTTCGCTGTGTCCTCCAGCAGCACTTCGAAGGGGGAGACGCTCATAGACACCGCGAAGAATCTTGAGTCCATGGCTCCCGACGTCGTGGTGATCCGTCACAGGTTCTCAGGCGCGCCCGACATGCTTGCGAACCGTCTGGACTGCTCCGTCGTCAATGCCGGCGACGGGTCCCATCAACATCCGACCCAGGGGCTCTTAGACCTGTTCACCGTCAGGGAGGCGAAGGGGCGTATCGACGGGCTGAAGGTCGCCATTGTCGGCGATATCACACACAGCCGCGTTGCCAGGTCGGATATCTGGGGCTTCACTGCCATGGGGGCAGAGGTGTTCGTGAGCGGTCCGCCGACCATGATACCAAGGGGGATCGACCACATGGGCGCGAAGGTGGCGGGGAGTTTCGACGAGGCGGTGGATCATGCGGACGTGATCATCATGCTGCGAATTCAGCTCGAGAGGAAGAGCGGGGCTCTCATTCCAACGCTCCGGGAATACTCGCGTTTTTTTGGGCTTAACTCTGAACGGCTCAAGCTGGCCAGGGACGATGTCACGATCATGCACCCGGGGCCCATCAACCGGGGTGTGGAGATCTCATCCGACATCGCCGACGGGGCGCGCAGCGTCATCCTCGATCAGGTGGAAAACGGAGTGGCTGTCAGGATGGCGGTCCTCTATCTTCTGGGCGGAGGAAGCGATGAAGTGGCTGATTAG